GCGATGGCACTATTGTACCATATTATCACACTATCATCCTTTCCACTTACGGGCAAGTTACTAAATGTCAAtgttaatatcatattttcacaATATAATTATAGTAGTATCACATTATCTACCTTTAAACCTAAAGGCAATATTACCAGTACTGTCATACCAATATACAGGGTGAAGAGGCTACTCAACAATGACTCTTAACAGTACACCATAGAAAACAGCTATTTCTTCTGTATTCTTGTAAGTGTAAGACAATCTTTCAACAGTTACTTCTAATCTGAGTAGCAATGTTTTGGAATCGAAAAACAAAACACggctttaaaatgaaattcattgtAAATCTACATCTAGAGATATCATTatcttaaagacctgctccagtcctaccttttcaCCTTAtactgtcactgaaaaagcatgaaaatcctgactttgaacagtgacgcctgtcaaaatagtctattttatataaaattctatataaaatacctgtggttttgattgctaaagtgtggcgcgtggccgttaactgttacctattgtaacaATGGGTTGCaaacacacaatagaatttgaatagccgcggagcagggctttaaagtaTACCATACAGTAAAATCCTTATCAAATGACAATGACCCACAAACACAGTTCTAGTTCAGCAAAGTTATATTCCTTCAAAAATAATGATGTTTAAAAACAAGCATTTTACCTGTCTAACATTTATCTACGTTTGTTCATTATTTGGAGGAATTTCaggtttttatgaaaatgaaacgaAGAAGGAACTATTGAAAGATGTTACAAATATCAGAGCAAGATTTCTTGTTTTTGTTAGTGCACAGCTGAAGTAAgttcatatttgttttctttcaaagtcataaatacatgtaaaatatatgtaaatttcatAAGACGGCCATAAAGACCCACAGCTACTCATTTCACCTTCACCTTTCTTCAAAATTCAAGAAAATCCATCAGTAAAGTCTTAGAAGAGATTTaaagcaagagctgtcactataggtgacaaatgcccccaaagcgtgcccaagaatgctacagttgtctgtgcaaaaaaaTCACACACCATTtcatgatcttgaccttgacccaagagacccGGGTCATGAATGTGACACACCTTcccaatatggttaacatttgtgtcaaattatttgcaaatctcttgataaatggcagagttatggacaagacaagaaacacctttgacttctaagtgtgaccttgaccttggagctaggggtctgggtcttacacTTGGtatgtcatctcaatatagggaacatttatgccaagtgattttaaaatcccttcatcaatggcagagatACGGatcagacacgaaacagaccatgttaacctttaacctctaagtgtgaccttgaccttagtgcTAGGGCTCTGgatcttgcgtgtgacacgtctcattatggggaacatttatgtcaagtaatttcaaaatcccttcatcaatatcagagttatggactggccatgaaacagacactgttaacttttgacttctaaataagaccttgaccttgaagctaggggtctgggtcttgcgcaagacatgtcatctcattatggtaaacatttatgccaagttacttcaaaaatcccttcatggatggcagagttatggatgggacacaaaacagaccctgtttacatttgacctctaagtgtgaccttgaccttggagctaggggtcagggtcaTGCgaatgacatgttgtctcattatggtgaacatttatgccaagtaaattcaaaatccctttattgattgtagagttacagcccagacaagaatttacatggacgAACACATGCACGGACACATAGTGGGATTTTAACATGCCAACCTTCGgggccataaaaatatttttagctctgaaGGCTCATCAGAGTGCAGCTGAGTGAATCTATCTGAACAAACCAGGGAACATTCCATCCATGGATATTGCTGATGAAAATTGGGTGATGTTTCttaaagcagttcatgagaaaaatttgttttaagaggtttttagaaaaaatacttttaatacttGGAGCCTCGAAGTACAGCCAAGGAAACCCATTTGAAAGCTGCATGCAAGGAAGCTAAAAACAAGTTTAGTTGATgagatccatcaagtagttcacgAGAAAGAGTCTTTTGaccttttctatttttagctctataaACCCCTCAGTGCAGAAAATGGGTACCATCTGAACATAGGTGAGAATGGTCCACACAATGATGCTGTAGACCAAGATTagtgaagatctatcaagcagttcatgaaaagaagctGTTCAAAAGCTTTCTAAGActaaatttggtgtaattctgcccactAGAGTCTGAGGAGCAGCTGTTCAGGTAATTACTAAAGACGCTAAAACAGAAGATGGACAATGGCTGATGGATACGAGACTATCCAACTATATAAACAACTCACCCTGAAAGAAGTTAATACTGAGCTTAAAACATGAGCTTTTATTCTTATTTGCATGCATTTCCTAAGACAAAATAAGTTGATTTTCCAGAAcagaaaattctttaaaagaaAGTGCCATTCATTATTACTTTGTGTATTTCAGTAACTGCAACGCCACTGCAGCCTCACCATATCTAAAACCTGGGCAAAATTTCTCCACAGCTCCTGTACTGAATGTTAGTACATGTGACCAGGGTCCACTCATGTATAAAATACAGGCAAACACAAAGAGCAACATAATggtaattcatttatttattttgttggttcAGGGTCTTCTTGATTTAAGTCATACAgcaacttttccatcttttgttGGTGGAAGAATACCCAAGGTGCTGCTAAAAACGTGCACTTTTTTTTGAGAAACTAGCCTGTATCAAAACCTTAACTATACACTcaagcattctgaccaaaattcaaaaGGATCAAGAAGAAATAACGGCACAGACTATTAACacggtttttctatgatttgacctagcaaTGAGGTTTTTGACCCTAGGTGATACAGTTCTAACATGTGTGAGATTTTGTTTAGACAAATATGGtaagaaaatttctttaaaattgggtCAAAACTGGGTTAACCTTAGTTCACCATTTCGGAgctattttatcatttcttttttttaaatttattctttcCCAGTAGCATTTTGCAAGGAGTTTTTTTCTGACA
This Mercenaria mercenaria strain notata chromosome 17, MADL_Memer_1, whole genome shotgun sequence DNA region includes the following protein-coding sequences:
- the LOC123536637 gene encoding uncharacterized protein LOC123536637, whose protein sequence is MMFKNKHFTCLTFIYVCSLFGGISGFYENETKKELLKDVTNIRARFLVFVSAQLNNCNATAASPYLKPGQNFSTAPVLNVSTCDQGPLMYKIQANTKSNIMTVTVTFGTSLYFGPPPSCSFHWKGGYQNPTAKHMELSPLPGCHVQVTDKESNKTYLIFQLLMWQWF